In the genome of Myroides phaeus, one region contains:
- a CDS encoding RagB/SusD family nutrient uptake outer membrane protein, whose amino-acid sequence MKNIFYIVSILLFMLTSQSCESLIDIDLPNDQINTPDVFNDIQTANSALINLYSNFRDQSIYSGNPLGIGTLLSLYTDELENLTPSSSSIGYFAMYNNQIKSSSNNISTIWTNSYTHIYAINSFIEGLTASTTINSKEKEIPLAEALLLRVLYYQALTQLFGDIPYVVSTNYKSNTKIGKTNSLEILRLLETDLLEIEQKLNYQYRGGNKYYPNKSVVELVIAKNYLIQKQYSLAEKYAKKVIESPLYSIDMDINKVFKKDAKSTLWHLSNINNTGAPTLEATNNIILTTPSFQLSENLLNIYSSNDLRKKNWINTITLSNKQYFYAYKYKNRAANQDENSIIFRLEEAYFILVEALIYQQKFGQATPLLNIIRNRAGLPNLTNTLNQEQLIAEMLNESKREFFTEHGRRFFDLKRNDKLSLLNQKKTNWQSIHALFPYPEKETILNPNLLPQNNGY is encoded by the coding sequence ATGAAAAATATATTTTATATAGTTAGCATACTACTATTTATGCTAACAAGTCAATCTTGTGAGAGCTTAATTGACATTGATTTACCAAATGATCAAATCAATACTCCAGATGTATTTAATGATATACAAACAGCTAATTCAGCATTAATTAACCTCTATTCCAATTTTAGAGATCAATCTATCTATTCTGGTAATCCATTAGGAATAGGGACATTGTTAAGTCTATATACTGATGAATTAGAAAACTTAACTCCTTCTTCTTCCTCAATAGGTTACTTTGCTATGTACAACAATCAAATAAAATCTTCTTCAAATAATATATCCACTATATGGACAAATTCTTATACCCATATTTATGCAATTAATTCTTTTATTGAAGGATTAACGGCATCTACCACTATTAATTCAAAAGAGAAAGAAATTCCATTAGCAGAAGCTTTATTACTTAGGGTTTTATATTATCAAGCACTTACTCAGTTATTTGGAGATATTCCTTATGTAGTTTCAACAAACTATAAATCCAATACTAAAATCGGTAAAACTAATTCTTTAGAAATTCTAAGACTATTAGAAACCGATTTGTTGGAAATAGAACAAAAATTAAATTATCAATACCGTGGTGGTAATAAATATTATCCAAATAAAAGCGTTGTTGAGCTAGTTATTGCTAAAAACTACTTAATACAGAAACAGTATAGTCTTGCTGAAAAATATGCTAAAAAAGTAATAGAATCACCTTTATATTCAATTGATATGGACATAAATAAGGTATTTAAAAAAGATGCTAAAAGCACTTTATGGCATTTAAGTAATATAAATAACACAGGAGCTCCAACTTTGGAAGCTACAAATAACATAATACTAACAACACCAAGCTTTCAGTTAAGTGAAAATCTATTGAATATCTATAGTAGTAATGATCTTAGAAAGAAGAATTGGATAAATACAATTACTCTGAGTAATAAACAATATTTCTATGCTTATAAATACAAAAACAGAGCTGCAAATCAAGATGAAAACTCTATCATCTTTAGATTAGAAGAAGCTTACTTTATACTTGTAGAAGCCTTAATATATCAACAAAAATTTGGGCAAGCTACCCCTCTATTAAATATAATCAGAAATAGAGCTGGGTTACCAAACTTAACCAATACTTTAAACCAAGAGCAATTAATAGCTGAAATGCTTAATGAAAGTAAAAGAGAATTTTTTACGGAACATGGAAGGCGTTTTTTTGATTTAAAACGAAACGATAAACTATCGCTATTAAATCAAAAAAAAACTAACTGGCAATCGATACACGCTTTATTTCCTTATCCTGAAAAAGAAACCATATTAAATCCTAATCTATTACCTCAAAATAATGGTTATTAA
- a CDS encoding SusC/RagA family TonB-linked outer membrane protein produces the protein MKTLFTTIAGYGIVLLLSSFTIYPIYAVSNDKNLFLNVSNTLQDTKQKTTIKLSGTVKDSFGALGGVIVTVGTTVVTSDLNGKYTIDITSGDKITFSMIGYKDQSMVYSGGSVLNITLSEDSSTLNEIVVNAGYYSVKDRERTGSIARVTAKDIEFQPVTNPLQAIQGRMAGVSITQNSGVPGGGFDIQIRGRNSLRSMANSTIDGNAPLYVINGVPFSDSNMSDSDLSIGILPMRNVNPLNSINPNDIESIEILKDADATAIYGSRGANGVILVTTKKNQKDKTSFTLSSSTAFSKVANFAKLMNTEQFNQMREQAFKNDNITTFPIYAYDMNGTWDKNRYTDWQKELIGGTAISKNISFGVSGGSENTHFLINANHNEDTTVFPTDSGYKRNTFFINLNHKSKDNKLQINSSTNYAIQSNNLISTDLTKQALILAPNAPSLYKEDGGLNWDFGIYGNPIAPNQATYKYDSNNLVINLDLSYNVFKNTLFKINTGLTNTHFEEKLLTPHTIHDPAKKYTSEQSKAENSTKNSMSYIVEPQLNWSTIIGDKLSINVLIGSTYQENTSNSMRISGSNFPSNALISNIAAAKTKTIKQTGNLQYKYLAFFGRLNFTYNQKYIINLTGRRDGSSRFGDNNRFGNFGAIGTAWIFSEEKLLKSLSWLNHAKLRASYGTSGSDNIGNYQYLDTYSLNMSSYANTTGLSPSRLYNPNFSWEKTNKLETAIEFSLLQERLNTTISWYKNRSSNQLVGIPLPSTTGFPSIQDNLNATIENKGWEFTLNTTNIFSRNFSWRTNFNISFPKNTLLDFPNLEGSTYANQFEVGKSTNIRKLYNFKGVDPVTGLYVFTDYNKDGKINTQDKQSIKELGIKYHGGLQNTLTYKQFNLDFLFQFVKQNSYNYNNNLNTPGSIRNQPLEMLNSWSPTNPNSNYAFYTTGMNNDLNDATEFFRQSNQTISDASYIRLKNISLSYMIKLPNTKLNSFRLYFQGQNLWTVTNYFGIDPEFTVIGFLPPLKTYSFGVELIF, from the coding sequence ATGAAAACTCTATTTACAACCATTGCTGGTTATGGGATAGTTCTGCTTTTAAGTAGCTTTACTATTTACCCTATTTATGCCGTATCAAATGATAAGAACTTGTTTTTAAATGTGTCTAATACATTACAAGATACAAAACAAAAAACAACTATAAAACTCTCAGGAACAGTAAAGGATTCCTTTGGTGCTCTTGGAGGTGTTATAGTGACAGTTGGGACTACAGTAGTTACATCAGATTTAAATGGAAAATATACCATAGATATTACTTCTGGTGATAAGATTACCTTTTCAATGATTGGTTATAAAGATCAGTCTATGGTGTACTCTGGTGGGAGTGTTCTTAATATTACGCTTAGTGAAGATAGTAGTACTCTTAATGAAATTGTAGTCAATGCTGGATACTACAGCGTTAAGGATCGTGAGCGCACAGGAAGTATTGCTCGTGTGACTGCTAAAGATATTGAATTTCAGCCTGTGACTAATCCTTTACAAGCTATACAAGGTAGAATGGCAGGTGTTAGTATTACGCAAAACTCAGGAGTTCCTGGCGGAGGATTTGATATACAAATACGTGGTAGAAATAGTTTACGTAGTATGGCAAACAGCACAATTGACGGCAATGCTCCTTTATATGTAATCAATGGAGTACCTTTCTCTGATTCAAATATGTCTGATTCTGATTTATCAATCGGTATATTGCCAATGCGTAATGTCAATCCTTTAAATTCAATAAATCCTAATGATATTGAAAGCATTGAAATATTAAAAGATGCTGATGCTACAGCAATTTATGGTTCACGTGGAGCAAATGGTGTAATCTTAGTTACAACAAAGAAAAACCAAAAAGATAAAACGAGTTTCACCTTATCTTCTTCTACAGCTTTTAGCAAGGTAGCCAATTTTGCTAAACTGATGAATACTGAGCAGTTTAATCAGATGCGTGAACAAGCATTTAAAAATGATAATATTACTACTTTTCCAATCTATGCCTATGATATGAATGGCACATGGGATAAAAATCGTTATACAGATTGGCAAAAAGAATTAATTGGAGGAACTGCTATTAGTAAAAACATATCTTTTGGTGTATCAGGTGGAAGTGAAAATACCCATTTCTTAATCAATGCAAATCACAATGAAGACACAACAGTTTTTCCTACAGATAGCGGCTATAAACGAAATACATTCTTTATCAATCTAAACCACAAAAGTAAAGACAATAAACTTCAGATTAATTCATCAACTAATTATGCCATACAGTCTAATAACTTAATTTCTACAGACCTAACTAAACAAGCTTTAATACTAGCCCCTAATGCTCCATCATTATACAAAGAAGATGGAGGTCTTAACTGGGATTTTGGTATCTATGGAAACCCTATTGCTCCAAATCAAGCAACTTATAAATATGATAGTAACAATCTTGTTATAAACTTAGATTTAAGTTATAATGTATTTAAAAATACACTCTTTAAAATAAATACAGGATTGACTAATACTCATTTTGAGGAAAAACTATTAACTCCACATACAATACATGATCCTGCTAAAAAATATACTTCTGAACAATCAAAGGCTGAAAATTCAACAAAAAACAGTATGTCTTATATAGTAGAACCACAATTAAATTGGTCTACCATTATAGGAGATAAACTAAGTATCAATGTCCTTATTGGATCTACATACCAAGAAAACACTTCTAATTCTATGCGTATTAGTGGTAGTAATTTCCCATCAAATGCACTAATTTCAAACATAGCAGCTGCGAAAACCAAAACAATTAAGCAAACAGGAAATCTACAATATAAATACTTAGCTTTCTTTGGGCGTTTAAATTTTACATATAATCAAAAATACATAATTAACCTTACAGGAAGAAGAGATGGATCTTCACGTTTTGGTGACAACAATAGATTTGGAAATTTTGGTGCAATTGGTACTGCTTGGATATTTTCAGAAGAAAAGTTACTTAAATCTTTATCATGGTTAAATCATGCTAAATTAAGAGCGAGTTATGGGACATCTGGTAGTGACAATATTGGTAATTACCAATACTTAGATACTTATAGCTTAAATATGTCTTCATATGCTAATACAACAGGTCTAAGTCCTTCACGCTTATATAATCCAAACTTTAGTTGGGAGAAAACAAATAAATTAGAAACAGCTATAGAATTTAGTTTATTACAAGAACGACTAAATACAACTATATCATGGTATAAAAACAGATCTTCAAATCAATTAGTAGGAATTCCTTTGCCATCAACAACAGGGTTTCCTTCTATCCAAGATAATCTAAATGCTACAATTGAAAATAAAGGGTGGGAATTTACTTTAAACACAACAAATATCTTTTCTCGTAATTTTTCATGGAGAACAAACTTTAATATTTCATTTCCTAAAAACACCTTACTAGATTTTCCTAACCTAGAAGGTTCTACTTATGCCAATCAATTTGAAGTAGGTAAATCAACAAATATTAGAAAATTATACAATTTTAAAGGAGTTGATCCCGTTACTGGTCTCTATGTTTTTACAGATTACAACAAAGATGGAAAAATTAATACTCAAGATAAACAAAGTATAAAAGAACTTGGTATTAAATATCATGGTGGATTACAAAACACGCTAACATACAAACAGTTTAATTTAGATTTCTTATTTCAATTTGTAAAACAAAATAGCTATAACTACAATAATAATTTAAATACTCCTGGTTCAATAAGAAATCAACCATTAGAAATGCTAAATAGTTGGTCTCCTACCAATCCTAATAGCAACTATGCTTTTTATACTACAGGTATGAATAATGACTTAAATGATGCAACAGAATTCTTTAGACAAAGTAACCAAACAATAAGTGACGCATCATATATTAGGTTGAAGAACATATCATTGTCTTATATGATCAAATTACCTAATACCAAATTGAATTCTTTCCGACTTTACTTTCAAGGACAGAACTTGTGGACAGTTACAAACTATTTTGGAATTGATCCAGAATTTACAGTAATCGGATTCTTACCTCCTCTTAAAACTTATTCCTTTGGTGTTGAACTAATCTTTTAA
- a CDS encoding helix-turn-helix domain-containing protein, with translation MEKELILKKFGEHVKELRESVGLSQDDVVLNGYKITKGTVSDIENGKRNCSLTTLIDLAKGLNKPPKELLDIKF, from the coding sequence ATGGAAAAAGAACTAATTTTAAAAAAATTTGGTGAGCATGTAAAGGAATTAAGAGAAAGTGTAGGTCTAAGTCAAGATGATGTTGTTCTTAATGGCTATAAGATTACTAAAGGAACAGTTAGTGATATAGAAAATGGAAAAAGAAATTGTTCTTTGACAACTTTGATAGATTTAGCAAAGGGGTTAAATAAACCACCTAAAGAATTATTAGATATTAAATTTTAA
- a CDS encoding topoisomerase C-terminal repeat-containing protein encodes MDTDCNWVLFREICGVKLSIDDITDLLEQGKTKLLKGLISKSGKKFEAYINLKEDCTTGFEFKSK; translated from the coding sequence TTGGATACTGATTGTAATTGGGTGTTGTTTAGAGAGATTTGTGGCGTTAAGCTCTCCATTGATGATATCACAGATTTACTTGAACAGGGGAAAACCAAACTGCTAAAAGGATTGATAAGTAAATCAGGAAAGAAATTTGAGGCTTATATTAACCTTAAAGAAGATTGTACTACTGGATTTGAGTTTAAAAGTAAGTAA
- a CDS encoding antirestriction protein ArdA yields MENLMHSKVYVGTYAKYNNGSIKGQWIELNNFSSIEEFYEFCSELHADETDPEFMFQDWENIPSELISENSLSENIFSIIEKVSDLDYKTLEAFSAWISISNPNIESDDIDSLFESFEDDYQGYYNSEEDFAYQIIDECYDLSDFAKSYFDYESFAKDLFIGDYTNENGHIFRNS; encoded by the coding sequence ATGGAAAATTTAATGCACTCAAAAGTTTATGTTGGTACTTATGCTAAGTATAACAATGGTTCAATTAAAGGACAATGGATAGAACTTAATAACTTTAGTTCTATTGAGGAGTTTTATGAGTTCTGCTCGGAACTGCATGCTGATGAAACAGATCCTGAATTTATGTTTCAAGATTGGGAAAACATTCCTTCTGAATTAATCTCTGAAAATAGTCTTTCAGAAAATATCTTTTCAATCATTGAAAAAGTATCAGATTTAGATTATAAAACCTTAGAAGCTTTTTCAGCTTGGATAAGCATTAGTAATCCAAATATTGAATCTGATGATATAGACTCATTATTTGAATCATTTGAAGATGATTATCAAGGATATTACAATAGTGAAGAAGATTTCGCTTATCAAATCATTGATGAATGCTATGATTTATCTGATTTTGCAAAATCATATTTTGATTATGAGAGCTTTGCTAAAGATCTTTTCATTGGTGATTATACCAATGAAAATGGTCATATATTTAGAAATAGCTAA
- a CDS encoding DUF6266 family protein yields the protein MAESEKGILGPVRGKVGTVVGANWRGKNILRSVPRKSRKAPSAKQLVQRTKFKLVANFLSPLFALTSKYFGQYQGVKSRTNLAMSYHLLETIEESQGGEFEINYSKVVITKGVLDNVRVSNYEFENCNLTIEWTSGVSNNLSKGDDRVTAIVYNKVQKMFLPNQISASRDEGTMTVVLAEEWKVNENEVWLVVTKGDQCSTSMYVGIV from the coding sequence ATGGCAGAATCAGAAAAAGGAATTTTAGGACCTGTAAGAGGAAAAGTAGGAACAGTTGTAGGAGCAAACTGGAGAGGTAAAAACATTTTGAGATCAGTACCTCGAAAAAGCAGAAAAGCACCAAGTGCCAAACAATTAGTTCAGCGTACCAAGTTCAAATTAGTAGCCAACTTTTTGAGCCCGTTATTTGCCCTAACAAGCAAGTACTTTGGACAATACCAAGGCGTTAAATCGAGAACCAACTTAGCGATGTCGTATCACTTGTTAGAAACGATTGAAGAATCACAAGGCGGAGAATTTGAGATCAACTATTCTAAAGTAGTAATTACAAAAGGAGTATTAGACAATGTTCGTGTAAGCAACTACGAATTTGAAAACTGTAACCTTACGATTGAGTGGACAAGCGGCGTTAGTAATAACCTAAGCAAAGGAGACGACAGAGTTACCGCTATTGTTTATAACAAAGTTCAAAAGATGTTTTTACCAAACCAGATCTCTGCAAGTCGCGATGAGGGTACTATGACAGTTGTTTTAGCAGAGGAGTGGAAAGTAAATGAAAATGAAGTATGGCTTGTTGTTACAAAAGGCGATCAGTGTAGTACAAGTATGTACGTAGGTATTGTGTAG
- a CDS encoding nucleotide sugar dehydrogenase yields the protein MGKEYKIAVIGQGYVGLPLALAFAKHYPVVGYDIKEKRVEELRNGKDETREVEEDQLKVSLFEYQTSGAIRGYLPTNQLSDIADANVYIVTVPTPINQFNAPDLSPLKGASKLIASVIKKGDIVIYESTVYPGCTEEECLPVIEQHSTLKYNEDFYAGYSPERINPGDKVNTLETIMKVTSGSTEAVAEEIDQLYKKIIKAGTHKAPSMKVAEAAKVIENAQRDVNISFVNELALICDRLGIDTQDVLEAAGTKFNFLKFKPGLVGGHCISVDPYYLAHKAIQVGYYPDVILSGRRVNDEIPVFIASKVVKMMVQKGIDVSKARVLLMGIAFKENCPDTRNTKVANIYKELASYGIQVDVYDPWVSKEEVKAEYGIEVMTNVAELFKKKNQNSDHRFPPSTKVYSAVILTTAHAEFRAVNISDLITSPSVVYDTKGVLVREDIDCRL from the coding sequence ATGGGAAAAGAGTATAAAATAGCGGTAATAGGACAAGGGTATGTAGGTTTACCATTGGCATTAGCATTTGCTAAGCATTACCCTGTTGTAGGATATGATATCAAGGAAAAAAGAGTTGAAGAATTAAGAAATGGGAAAGACGAAACCAGAGAGGTTGAGGAAGACCAATTAAAAGTTTCTTTATTTGAATACCAAACATCAGGGGCAATTCGCGGATACCTGCCAACGAATCAATTGAGCGATATAGCGGATGCCAATGTGTATATAGTAACAGTACCAACACCAATTAATCAGTTTAATGCACCAGACTTATCTCCCTTAAAAGGAGCGTCTAAGTTAATTGCATCAGTGATTAAAAAAGGAGACATTGTGATTTACGAATCAACAGTATATCCGGGGTGTACAGAAGAAGAATGTTTGCCAGTAATAGAGCAACACTCCACTTTAAAATACAACGAAGATTTCTATGCAGGTTATTCGCCAGAGCGTATCAATCCGGGAGATAAGGTAAACACCTTAGAAACCATTATGAAAGTTACCTCAGGAAGTACAGAAGCCGTAGCAGAAGAAATCGATCAGTTATACAAAAAGATTATCAAAGCAGGAACGCACAAAGCACCTTCAATGAAAGTAGCAGAGGCGGCTAAGGTAATTGAGAATGCACAACGCGATGTGAATATCTCTTTTGTAAACGAGTTAGCTTTAATATGCGACCGTTTAGGAATAGACACACAAGACGTATTAGAAGCAGCAGGAACCAAGTTTAACTTCTTAAAGTTTAAACCCGGTTTAGTAGGAGGACACTGTATCTCAGTAGATCCGTATTACTTAGCGCATAAAGCTATTCAGGTAGGGTATTATCCCGATGTTATTTTATCAGGGCGTAGAGTCAATGATGAAATACCTGTGTTTATAGCAAGCAAGGTAGTAAAGATGATGGTTCAGAAAGGAATAGACGTTAGTAAAGCAAGAGTATTACTGATGGGAATTGCTTTCAAAGAGAATTGTCCAGATACAAGAAATACGAAAGTAGCTAATATCTACAAAGAATTAGCAAGCTATGGTATTCAAGTAGATGTTTACGATCCTTGGGTTAGTAAAGAAGAAGTTAAGGCAGAGTATGGGATTGAGGTGATGACGAATGTAGCAGAACTATTTAAGAAAAAAAATCAGAATAGTGATCATCGTTTTCCGCCAAGTACAAAAGTTTATAGTGCTGTAATATTAACAACTGCACATGCAGAGTTTCGTGCTGTAAATATAAGTGATTTAATTACTTCTCCTTCGGTTGTTTACGATACTAAAGGAGTGTTAGTTAGAGAAGATATAGATTGTAGATTATAA
- the wecB gene encoding non-hydrolyzing UDP-N-acetylglucosamine 2-epimerase, giving the protein MKKNLIVFGTRPEAIKMAPLVKEFKKHSDKFDTRVCVTAQHREMLDQVLAFFDIVPEYDMNLMKPNQNLYSLTGDIINGLKDVLEDFKPDYVYVHGDTTTTMASSIAAFYSGAEVCHVEAGLRTHNKRAPFPEEINRQITGRVTDYHFAPTEASRANLLRENIAEKDILITGNTVIDALLESVERVEDLQNEEIDNLKTIVDPNKKLILVTGHRRENHGDGFIRICEALKEIALTHKDAQIIYPVHLNPNVKGPVYEILSGIDNIQLISPLAYPSFVWLMNQSFMIITDSGGVQEEAPSLGKPVLVMRDTTERPEAVEAGTVILVGTDKAKIVNEANSLLTDEKRYQAMSALHNPYGDGKACERIVEFIAKL; this is encoded by the coding sequence ATGAAAAAGAATTTAATTGTATTTGGTACAAGACCAGAAGCTATAAAAATGGCTCCATTGGTAAAAGAGTTTAAAAAGCATAGCGATAAATTTGATACACGAGTTTGTGTTACCGCACAACACCGCGAAATGCTTGATCAAGTTTTAGCGTTTTTTGATATCGTACCCGAATATGATATGAATTTAATGAAACCTAATCAGAATTTATATTCTCTAACGGGGGATATAATTAACGGTTTGAAAGATGTATTAGAAGATTTTAAACCAGATTATGTTTATGTACACGGAGATACCACTACTACAATGGCATCGAGTATTGCTGCTTTTTATAGTGGAGCAGAAGTATGTCACGTAGAAGCTGGATTGCGTACGCATAATAAACGTGCTCCTTTTCCAGAGGAAATCAACAGACAGATTACAGGTAGAGTAACAGATTATCACTTTGCACCAACTGAAGCTTCTCGTGCTAATCTACTTCGTGAAAATATTGCAGAAAAAGATATTTTAATTACAGGAAATACTGTAATTGATGCACTATTAGAAAGTGTAGAGCGCGTTGAAGATTTACAAAATGAAGAAATCGACAATTTAAAAACAATTGTAGATCCCAATAAGAAGTTGATTTTAGTAACAGGACACAGAAGAGAGAATCATGGAGATGGTTTTATTCGCATTTGTGAGGCCTTAAAAGAAATAGCTTTAACACATAAAGATGCACAAATTATCTATCCTGTACATTTGAATCCAAATGTAAAAGGACCTGTATATGAGATTTTATCAGGAATTGATAATATTCAATTAATCTCACCTTTGGCTTACCCATCATTTGTATGGTTAATGAACCAAAGTTTTATGATTATTACCGATAGTGGAGGAGTACAAGAAGAAGCGCCAAGTTTAGGGAAACCTGTATTGGTTATGCGTGATACTACTGAACGTCCAGAAGCTGTAGAAGCTGGAACAGTTATTTTAGTAGGAACGGATAAAGCTAAGATTGTAAACGAAGCGAATAGCTTGTTAACAGATGAAAAGCGCTATCAAGCGATGTCAGCTTTACACAATCCTTATGGAGATGGAAAAGCGTGTGAGCGCATTGTAGAATTTATAGCTAAATTATAA
- the wecC gene encoding UDP-N-acetyl-D-mannosamine dehydrogenase, with amino-acid sequence MKNTQVVTIGLGYIGLPTSALIAQNKIGVHGVDISQHVVDTINAGKIHIVEPDLDKAVAQAVAEGYLKAATTPIEANTYLVVVPTPFKGNHEPDISYVKAATTAIMPLLKEGDLYIIESTSPVGTTEKMMEYIFTERPELEGKIYLAYCPERVLPGNVMHELVHNDRVIGGVNEESTQKAIAFYSQFVQGTLHPTNARTAEMCKLTENSSRDVQIAFANELSLICDKAGINVWELIELANKHPRVNILQPGCGVGGHCIAVDPYFIVSEFPMESRIIAQAREINNYKSFWCAEKVKTTRLEFELKNGRQPVIAIMGLAFKPNIDDLRESPAIHIAERVLQDSGDADMYIVEPNVHEHKVFKLTDYKVAVEKADIIVFLVAHNEFKALEIASDKVVLDFCGINK; translated from the coding sequence ATGAAAAATACACAAGTAGTAACAATTGGTTTAGGGTACATCGGATTGCCAACTTCAGCATTAATTGCACAAAATAAAATAGGAGTTCACGGAGTTGATATTTCACAACACGTTGTGGATACAATTAACGCAGGTAAAATTCACATTGTAGAACCAGATTTAGATAAGGCAGTGGCTCAGGCTGTAGCAGAAGGTTATTTAAAAGCGGCAACTACACCAATTGAAGCCAATACATATTTAGTTGTAGTTCCAACTCCTTTCAAAGGAAATCACGAACCAGATATTTCTTATGTAAAAGCAGCTACTACAGCTATTATGCCTTTGTTAAAAGAAGGTGATTTGTATATTATAGAATCTACTTCTCCTGTTGGAACAACTGAGAAAATGATGGAATACATTTTTACAGAAAGACCAGAATTAGAAGGAAAAATATATTTAGCATATTGTCCTGAGCGTGTATTACCAGGAAATGTAATGCACGAATTAGTTCACAATGACCGAGTAATTGGTGGGGTGAATGAAGAATCTACTCAAAAAGCAATTGCTTTTTACAGTCAATTTGTACAAGGAACATTACACCCAACAAATGCACGTACAGCTGAGATGTGTAAATTAACAGAAAACTCTTCTCGTGACGTTCAAATTGCCTTTGCAAATGAGTTGTCATTAATTTGTGATAAAGCGGGTATTAATGTTTGGGAATTAATAGAATTAGCCAATAAACATCCACGTGTAAATATTTTACAACCAGGATGTGGGGTAGGAGGACATTGTATTGCAGTAGATCCATATTTTATTGTTTCTGAATTCCCTATGGAATCTCGTATTATCGCACAAGCAAGAGAGATAAATAACTATAAGTCATTCTGGTGTGCTGAAAAAGTAAAAACAACTCGTTTAGAGTTTGAATTGAAAAACGGTCGCCAACCTGTGATTGCAATTATGGGATTAGCATTTAAACCGAATATCGACGATTTACGTGAGTCTCCGGCTATTCATATTGCTGAGCGTGTATTACAAGATTCTGGAGATGCAGATATGTATATTGTAGAGCCTAATGTACACGAACACAAAGTGTTTAAATTAACAGATTATAAAGTAGCCGTTGAAAAAGCGGATATTATTGTATTCTTAGTGGCTCATAATGAGTTTAAAGCTTTAGAAATAGCAAGTGATAAAGTAGTATTAGATTTTTGTGGTATTAATAAATAA